Proteins encoded within one genomic window of Actinoplanes octamycinicus:
- a CDS encoding MFS transporter translates to MPRDFTRYLIAAVAAKWGVNLAKVAIPLVAITSLGAGPGAAGSLAAAGTAPFLLLGLPAGAWLDRIARRPVMIAMDLVRFALLGSVPLVAAASALTMPYLWVVVFLNGVATVFFDVAMQSHLPDLLGGADGGRLVRANGRLATVDQLALIGGPALAGWLIGLWTASTVLVVTAFGYLWSALWIRRIRQPEPRPAAAPRSLVAEVREGLSFVRRDRTLRAIATAGALVNFAIAGVVAMLPLLLEQGRTLSLFLSAGGVGGLLAAVVAKRLPRGRSVIATGLAIVPAALLLPFAGRPVPVALAAAAWAAVIFKVGYDSVVLMSFRQLVTPPALLGRVNGTLRVIFSGALTLGAGTAGLIGEQAGPRTAAGVACAALALVWVPIARSPLRSTGGADGRTASAGAARRADPKRARDRAWLTSLYSGSITRPDRRP, encoded by the coding sequence ATGCCACGTGACTTCACCCGCTATCTGATCGCCGCGGTCGCCGCCAAGTGGGGTGTCAACCTCGCCAAGGTGGCGATCCCGCTCGTCGCGATCACCTCGCTCGGCGCCGGGCCCGGCGCGGCCGGTTCCCTGGCGGCCGCCGGGACCGCGCCGTTCCTGCTGCTCGGGCTGCCCGCCGGGGCCTGGCTGGACCGGATCGCCCGGCGGCCGGTCATGATCGCCATGGACCTGGTCCGGTTCGCGCTGCTCGGTTCGGTGCCGCTGGTGGCCGCCGCGTCGGCGCTGACCATGCCGTACCTCTGGGTGGTGGTGTTCCTGAACGGCGTCGCCACGGTCTTCTTCGACGTCGCGATGCAGAGTCACCTGCCGGATCTGCTCGGCGGCGCCGACGGCGGGCGCCTGGTCCGGGCCAACGGCCGGCTGGCCACGGTGGACCAGCTGGCGCTGATCGGCGGCCCGGCGCTGGCCGGCTGGTTGATCGGCCTCTGGACCGCGTCGACGGTCCTGGTGGTGACGGCGTTCGGCTACCTGTGGTCGGCGCTGTGGATCCGGCGCATCCGGCAACCGGAGCCGCGTCCGGCGGCGGCGCCCCGGTCGCTGGTGGCCGAGGTCCGCGAGGGCCTGTCGTTCGTCCGGCGGGACCGCACCCTGCGGGCGATCGCGACCGCCGGCGCGCTGGTGAACTTCGCGATCGCGGGCGTCGTGGCGATGCTTCCGCTGCTGCTGGAGCAGGGACGCACCCTGAGCCTGTTCCTGAGCGCCGGCGGCGTCGGTGGTCTGCTCGCCGCCGTGGTGGCGAAACGGCTGCCGAGGGGCCGCTCGGTGATCGCGACCGGGCTGGCCATCGTGCCCGCCGCGCTGCTGCTGCCGTTCGCCGGCCGGCCGGTGCCGGTGGCGCTCGCCGCGGCCGCCTGGGCGGCGGTGATTTTCAAGGTGGGCTACGACAGCGTGGTGCTGATGTCGTTCCGCCAGCTCGTGACGCCGCCGGCGCTGCTCGGCCGGGTCAACGGCACTCTCCGGGTGATCTTCAGTGGGGCGCTCACGCTCGGCGCCGGGACCGCCGGACTCATCGGGGAGCAGGCCGGTCCCCGGACCGCCGCCGGGGTGGCGTGCGCCGCGCTGGCGCTCGTCTGGGTGCCGATCGCCCGGTCACCGTTGCGCAGCACGGGAGGCGCAGACGGTCGTACCGCAAGCGCAGGGGCCGCACGAAGGGCGGACCCGAAGCGTGCCCGCGACCGAGCGTGGTTGACATCACTCTATTCTGGTTCGATCACTCGCCCCGATCGAAGGCCATGA
- a CDS encoding TetR/AcrR family transcriptional regulator, with product MSSRRVRSKQVEQTRDRMLRTAERLFAEHGVASVSNRQISEASGQGNNAAVNYHFGTKSDLVRAIVRRHAGPMEEIRRGLLERYAGSGEVRDWVTCVVRSITDHLEALGSPSWYARFAAQLMTEPTLRELAAAEIAEAPMFLAVLDALHRCLPDLPEAVRRERDDMAHTLIVHFCAQRERAGTVGWSATAAALIDAIDGLYRAPTHQ from the coding sequence ATGAGCAGCCGCCGGGTCCGCAGCAAACAGGTCGAGCAGACCCGGGACCGCATGCTGCGCACCGCCGAGCGCCTCTTCGCCGAGCACGGGGTCGCCTCGGTCTCCAACCGGCAGATCAGCGAGGCGTCCGGGCAGGGCAACAACGCCGCGGTCAACTATCACTTCGGCACCAAGTCCGATCTGGTCCGGGCGATCGTCCGGCGGCACGCCGGCCCGATGGAGGAGATCCGCCGCGGGCTGCTGGAGCGCTACGCCGGCAGCGGCGAGGTGCGCGACTGGGTGACCTGCGTGGTCCGCTCGATCACCGACCACCTGGAAGCGCTGGGCAGTCCGAGCTGGTACGCCCGGTTCGCCGCCCAGCTGATGACCGAGCCGACCCTGCGCGAGCTGGCCGCCGCCGAGATCGCCGAGGCGCCGATGTTCCTGGCCGTGCTCGACGCGCTGCACCGGTGCCTGCCCGATCTGCCGGAGGCGGTGCGCCGCGAGCGGGACGACATGGCGCACACGCTGATCGTGCATTTCTGCGCGCAGCGTGAGCGGGCCGGCACGGTCGGATGGTCGGCCACGGCAGCCGCGCTCATCGATGCGATCGATGGCCTTTATCGGGCCCCGACCCACCAGTAA
- a CDS encoding flavin-containing monooxygenase, translating to MSPTPLSGQPHRYRPDELAALRARYQHERDRRIRPEGTAQYRRAAGEFGYYAKDPYTPWAERASRHDRVDAVVIGGGFGGLLTGARLRQAGVKDIRVIDEAGDFGGTWYWNRYPGIHCDIESTVYLPLLEEVGYVPKWRYAPGEEIRQHCMAIAEKFDLYSGALFHTRVVELRWDDEASLWTVRTDRGDEFQTRYVTVSSGTLTQPKLPGVPGIEKFSGHTFHTSRWDQHYDLTGKRVAVVGTGATGIQVIPHVAEAAEHLYVFQRTPSTVDFRGNRPIDPEWAATLQPGWQQERLDNFLTIVTGGHADQDLIADGWTATAKLQRQLLTGTLDSTITAEERDYLDELADFRKMDEIRARVDEIVEDPATAEALKPWYRYMCKRPTFSDFYLQTFNRPNVTLVDTADFGGITAMTSSGILVGEQEYQVDCVIFATGFEVGISGVVSGTLPVHGRDGQQLLHYWARGPRTLHGFYTHGFPNLFHLGALQNAAAVNFVHVLQEQATHIAAVVAEAERRGARRVEPTLEAEEAWLATIRETAPDNFKFQAECTPGYYNGEGKPRPVNNSFGPGPVVFHELLRSWRAEGGMDQVLVTD from the coding sequence ATGTCCCCCACCCCCCTTAGCGGTCAGCCCCACCGTTACCGGCCCGACGAGCTCGCTGCCCTGCGCGCCCGGTACCAGCACGAACGTGACCGCCGGATCCGTCCGGAAGGCACCGCGCAGTACCGGCGGGCGGCCGGTGAGTTCGGCTACTACGCCAAGGATCCGTACACCCCGTGGGCCGAGCGGGCGAGCCGGCACGACCGGGTCGACGCGGTCGTCATCGGCGGCGGCTTCGGCGGCCTGCTCACCGGCGCGCGGCTGCGGCAGGCCGGCGTCAAGGACATCCGGGTGATCGACGAGGCCGGCGACTTCGGCGGCACCTGGTACTGGAACCGCTACCCCGGCATCCACTGCGACATCGAGTCGACCGTCTACCTGCCGCTGCTGGAGGAGGTCGGCTACGTCCCGAAGTGGCGGTACGCCCCGGGTGAGGAGATCCGGCAGCACTGCATGGCGATCGCCGAGAAGTTCGACCTCTACTCCGGCGCCCTCTTCCACACCCGGGTCGTCGAGCTGCGCTGGGACGACGAGGCCAGCCTGTGGACGGTGCGGACCGACCGCGGCGACGAGTTCCAGACCCGGTACGTGACCGTCTCCTCCGGCACCCTCACCCAGCCGAAACTGCCCGGCGTCCCAGGCATCGAGAAGTTCTCCGGGCACACCTTCCACACCAGCCGCTGGGACCAGCACTACGACCTGACCGGCAAGCGGGTCGCGGTGGTCGGCACCGGCGCCACCGGCATCCAGGTGATCCCGCACGTCGCCGAGGCCGCCGAGCACCTGTACGTCTTCCAGCGCACCCCGTCCACCGTCGACTTCCGCGGCAACCGGCCGATCGACCCGGAGTGGGCCGCCACCCTGCAGCCCGGCTGGCAGCAGGAACGCCTGGACAACTTCCTGACCATCGTCACCGGCGGTCACGCCGACCAGGACCTGATCGCCGACGGCTGGACCGCCACCGCCAAGCTGCAGCGGCAGCTGCTCACCGGCACGCTGGACAGCACGATCACCGCCGAGGAGCGGGACTACCTCGACGAGCTGGCCGACTTCCGCAAGATGGACGAGATCCGGGCCCGGGTCGACGAGATCGTCGAGGATCCGGCCACCGCCGAGGCGCTCAAGCCGTGGTACCGCTACATGTGCAAGCGGCCCACCTTCAGCGACTTCTACCTGCAGACCTTCAACCGGCCGAACGTCACCCTGGTGGACACCGCGGACTTCGGCGGGATCACCGCGATGACCTCGTCCGGGATCCTGGTCGGCGAGCAGGAGTACCAGGTCGACTGCGTCATCTTCGCCACCGGCTTCGAGGTCGGCATCTCCGGCGTCGTCTCCGGCACCCTGCCGGTCCACGGGCGGGACGGGCAGCAGCTGCTGCACTACTGGGCGCGCGGGCCGCGTACCCTGCACGGCTTCTACACGCACGGCTTCCCGAACCTGTTCCACCTGGGCGCGCTGCAGAACGCCGCCGCCGTCAACTTCGTCCACGTCCTGCAGGAGCAGGCCACCCACATCGCCGCGGTGGTCGCCGAGGCGGAGCGGCGCGGGGCCCGCCGGGTCGAGCCGACGCTGGAGGCGGAGGAGGCGTGGCTCGCCACGATCCGCGAGACGGCGCCGGACAACTTCAAGTTCCAGGCGGAGTGCACGCCCGGCTACTACAACGGCGAAGGCAAGCCGCGGCCGGTCAACAACTCGTTCGGCCCGGGACCGGTGGTCTTCCACGAGCTGCTGCGCAGCTGGCGCGCGGAGGGCGGGATGGACCAGGTCCTGGTGACCGATTAA
- a CDS encoding NADAR family protein, with protein sequence MGVPYREAKVTIYFYGADEVPYGCFSNFSAHGFDLDGHWWPTSEHYFQAQKFAGTRHADLIRRAATPLRAAELGRDRSRPLRRDWERVKDDVMRRAVAAKFAAHADIRAILLDTGDAEIVEDTGTDHYWGRGRSGTGKNMLGRILMRTRTQLRTDPRHQGS encoded by the coding sequence GTGGGGGTCCCCTACCGCGAGGCCAAGGTGACGATCTATTTCTACGGCGCCGACGAGGTTCCGTACGGCTGCTTCTCCAACTTCTCCGCGCACGGCTTCGACCTCGACGGGCACTGGTGGCCGACGTCCGAGCACTACTTCCAGGCCCAGAAGTTCGCCGGCACCCGGCACGCCGACCTGATCCGCCGGGCGGCCACCCCGCTGCGCGCCGCCGAACTGGGACGCGACCGGTCCCGGCCGCTGCGCCGCGACTGGGAGCGGGTCAAGGACGACGTGATGCGCCGGGCCGTCGCGGCCAAGTTCGCCGCCCACGCCGACATCCGCGCCATCCTGCTGGACACCGGCGACGCCGAGATCGTCGAGGACACCGGCACCGACCACTACTGGGGCCGGGGCCGCAGCGGCACCGGCAAGAACATGCTCGGCCGCATCCTGATGCGCACCCGCACCCAGCTGCGCACCGATCCCCGTCACCAGGGGTCATGA
- a CDS encoding branched-chain amino acid ABC transporter substrate-binding protein → MGIGPRFGTLLTVLVLAGSAALGGCGGDDAATSTAPAPAAIRLGALVPLSGTNAQSGREMRDAAQMAVDEVNAAGGVLGRKVELLVLDDACDPGTAVVKANDLVAQDITVSVGGYCSSATVPTLKVFRDAGVPMVIALATSTDLLVPKYDSVFLISGTVTAEGVFAAQAMRRMGSKRLVIVNDGTSFPVTLGRTTAEAAAEPGVGIETVATHELSQGAPSYARLAKQIVGEKVDTVYFTGYYGEANQLIKDLRTAGFDGRIFVGDGATDGPLLTGLTAAQTKDVYGTALMMPALMPSLAEWSKRFAQVTGRQPGAGGPESYDAVKVAVDAIKRAGSVDRAAVRAAIAATPDLPLLSGTVKFNADGTRENPVFLLLEVRDGKLAEIPAG, encoded by the coding sequence ATGGGCATCGGCCCACGGTTCGGCACTTTGCTCACCGTCCTGGTGCTGGCCGGGTCGGCCGCGCTCGGGGGTTGTGGCGGCGACGACGCGGCCACCTCCACCGCCCCGGCGCCGGCTGCCATCCGGCTGGGCGCCCTGGTGCCGCTGTCCGGCACCAACGCGCAGTCGGGCCGGGAGATGCGCGATGCCGCCCAGATGGCGGTCGACGAGGTCAACGCGGCCGGCGGAGTGCTCGGCCGGAAGGTGGAGTTGCTGGTCCTGGACGACGCCTGCGACCCGGGCACCGCCGTGGTGAAGGCCAACGATCTGGTGGCGCAGGACATCACGGTCTCGGTCGGCGGCTACTGCAGCAGCGCCACCGTGCCCACCCTGAAGGTCTTCCGGGACGCCGGCGTGCCGATGGTGATCGCCCTGGCCACCTCCACCGACCTGCTGGTGCCGAAGTACGACAGCGTCTTCCTGATCAGTGGCACGGTCACTGCCGAGGGCGTCTTCGCAGCCCAGGCGATGCGCCGGATGGGCAGCAAGCGGCTGGTCATCGTCAACGACGGCACCAGCTTCCCGGTCACCCTCGGCCGGACGACCGCCGAGGCGGCCGCCGAGCCCGGTGTGGGTATCGAGACGGTCGCCACCCACGAACTCAGTCAGGGTGCGCCGTCGTACGCGCGGCTGGCCAAGCAGATCGTCGGCGAGAAAGTCGACACGGTGTACTTCACCGGCTATTACGGAGAGGCCAACCAGCTGATCAAGGATCTGCGGACCGCCGGGTTCGACGGCCGGATCTTCGTCGGTGACGGCGCGACGGACGGGCCGCTGCTCACCGGGCTGACCGCCGCGCAGACCAAGGACGTGTACGGGACCGCGTTGATGATGCCGGCGCTCATGCCGTCACTGGCCGAGTGGTCGAAGCGATTCGCGCAGGTAACCGGGCGGCAGCCCGGCGCGGGCGGACCGGAGTCCTACGACGCCGTCAAGGTGGCCGTCGACGCGATCAAGCGGGCCGGTTCGGTCGACCGCGCCGCCGTGCGTGCCGCGATCGCCGCCACGCCGGACCTGCCGCTGCTGTCCGGGACGGTCAAGTTCAACGCCGACGGCACCCGGGAGAACCCGGTCTTCCTGCTGCTGGAGGTCCGGGACGGAAAGCTGGCGGAGATCCCGGCGGGCTGA
- a CDS encoding putative bifunctional diguanylate cyclase/phosphodiesterase produces MRQWRMLSGLVGRRSPVRDGSRSRRRGSVNTTAALASVLLALGAYTIIGTALTAQAVHDHSRALRVDADFSEARGAITLEEVNLRHYQVEPSSAVLSRFLQAADSVDAALHLAVQHGLPDADREAARLLDRQREYRTNAEQLIALVADRDPDSLSLDSLRVTPSYYTLQQDVDAVSRAYHASAQRQADEMQRAEVRMLIGTSVGFGVGLTLVGVIWRLVLSYQRRLVQDADASEHRSLHDPLTGLPNRRMFHERLSDAVRVAADRRGDQVAVMIIDLDGFKAVNDTLGHQAGDQLLQESGHRLRAGIRDGDLVARLGGDEFAVLLPGVTDLATAVEVAEGLSDRIRHDFLLDVGAASVSASIGLAVGTTGVADDELLRQADAAMYRAKAAGGGVAVYDQLLDAVAPEEMSLFGELRALLDTGDPENQLVLYFQPQIRIADGSVAGVEALVRWRHPTRGLLLPAAFLDMAVSRGLEISLTYHLLKVAVAQAERWAAADNPLTVSVNISPRCLLHEDFLPRIRDAVAGVHLPHGTLQLELTESSVMLEPERARTVLRQVREEGILISVDDFGTGFSSLSQLRQLPADELKIDRSFVQGLARDADGVVLVRSAIDLGHNLGLSVVAEGVEELEALAVLREMGCDLAQGFALSRPVPVDEVPAACARASQAAARQRVPQPHAG; encoded by the coding sequence GTGAGACAGTGGCGGATGCTCTCCGGACTCGTCGGACGCCGGTCGCCCGTCCGCGACGGCTCCCGGTCCCGGCGGCGGGGCAGCGTGAACACCACGGCCGCGCTGGCGAGCGTGCTGCTGGCACTCGGCGCGTACACCATCATCGGCACGGCGCTGACCGCCCAGGCGGTGCACGACCACAGCCGGGCCCTCCGCGTGGACGCCGACTTCAGCGAGGCCCGCGGGGCGATCACCCTCGAAGAGGTCAATCTGCGCCACTACCAGGTGGAGCCGTCCTCGGCAGTGCTCAGCCGCTTCCTGCAGGCCGCCGACTCGGTGGACGCGGCGCTGCACCTCGCGGTCCAGCACGGGCTGCCCGACGCCGACCGCGAGGCGGCCCGGCTGCTGGACCGGCAGCGGGAATACCGGACCAACGCCGAGCAGCTCATCGCACTGGTGGCGGACCGCGACCCGGACAGCCTGAGCCTGGACAGTCTCCGCGTCACGCCGTCCTACTACACCCTGCAGCAGGATGTGGACGCCGTCAGCCGGGCGTACCACGCCAGCGCCCAACGGCAGGCCGACGAGATGCAACGCGCCGAGGTGCGCATGCTGATCGGCACGTCGGTCGGTTTCGGGGTGGGGCTCACGCTGGTCGGTGTGATCTGGCGGCTGGTGCTGAGCTACCAGCGCCGCCTGGTCCAGGACGCCGACGCCAGCGAGCACCGGTCCCTGCACGATCCGCTGACCGGCCTGCCGAACCGGCGGATGTTCCACGAGCGCCTGAGCGATGCGGTCCGGGTGGCGGCCGACCGGCGGGGCGACCAGGTGGCCGTCATGATCATCGACTTGGACGGCTTCAAGGCCGTCAACGACACGCTCGGTCACCAGGCCGGCGATCAGCTCCTGCAGGAGTCCGGGCACCGGCTGCGGGCCGGCATCCGCGACGGCGACCTGGTCGCCCGGCTGGGCGGTGACGAGTTCGCGGTGCTGCTGCCCGGCGTCACCGACCTGGCGACCGCCGTCGAGGTGGCCGAGGGGCTCTCCGACCGGATCCGGCACGACTTCCTGCTCGACGTCGGCGCGGCCTCGGTCAGCGCCAGCATCGGTCTTGCCGTCGGCACGACCGGGGTCGCCGACGACGAGCTGCTGCGCCAGGCCGACGCGGCGATGTACCGGGCGAAGGCAGCCGGCGGCGGCGTCGCGGTCTACGACCAGCTCCTGGACGCCGTGGCGCCCGAGGAGATGAGCCTGTTCGGGGAGCTTCGCGCGCTGCTGGACACCGGCGACCCGGAGAACCAGCTGGTGTTGTACTTCCAGCCGCAGATCCGGATCGCCGACGGGTCGGTGGCCGGCGTCGAAGCGCTGGTGCGCTGGCGCCACCCGACCCGGGGACTGCTGCTGCCCGCGGCGTTCCTCGACATGGCCGTGTCCCGGGGGCTGGAGATCTCGCTGACCTACCACCTGCTGAAAGTCGCGGTGGCGCAGGCGGAGCGGTGGGCGGCCGCCGACAACCCGCTGACGGTGTCGGTCAACATCTCGCCGCGGTGCCTGCTGCACGAGGACTTCCTGCCCCGGATCCGCGACGCGGTGGCCGGTGTGCACCTGCCCCACGGCACCCTGCAACTGGAGCTGACCGAGAGCAGCGTGATGCTCGAACCGGAACGCGCCCGGACCGTCCTGCGCCAGGTCCGCGAGGAGGGCATCCTGATCTCGGTCGACGACTTCGGCACCGGATTCAGCTCGCTGTCCCAGCTCCGCCAGCTCCCGGCGGACGAACTCAAGATCGACCGGTCGTTCGTGCAGGGCCTGGCCCGGGACGCCGACGGCGTGGTGCTGGTCCGCAGCGCCATCGACCTGGGCCACAACCTGGGCCTGTCGGTTGTCGCCGAGGGCGTCGAGGAACTCGAGGCGCTGGCCGTGCTCCGCGAGATGGGCTGCGACCTCGCCCAGGGCTTCGCGCTGAGCCGGCCGGTGCCGGTCGACGAGGTGCCGGCCGCGTGCGCCCGGGCCAGCCAGGCGGCGGCCCGGCAACGAGTCCCTCAACCACACGCCGGGTGA
- a CDS encoding HEAT repeat domain-containing protein: MDDQLARIGRKLETARDSPVAATAFGAGNHGFRLGPRLPESVVVEFEERHEVELPVAYRRFLVELGNGGAGPGYGLTPLEKACGGCRPGHLTRPSPYLPGRDYECDWVIRYEDPWGPESVFLPGTLNVAGHGCSLVTHMTITGPARGRMFNLDSGGLPTRSNAPAMVADADFLAWYERWLDETLAGSEVGQSGVRVAAMPTPLEEAGLLEVLAGDPSAERRSHAMRSLLRRPVTGTKVWAAIEVALDSERDLSVRAELAGALVRHNRLPEPRRQEVVELIRRTGVAGLETLELLGALTAEDLLPELTQPDVERRRLATRLLGWRVTGEVPDAVVTSLLGDEDRLVRAHAVFAANGEDQFAPHLWAMMATETDPWVRILLHQFADDEQWRRRDASTGQQADDGPPF; the protein is encoded by the coding sequence GTGGACGATCAGCTGGCTCGGATCGGCAGGAAACTGGAGACTGCGCGGGATTCGCCGGTGGCGGCGACGGCTTTCGGAGCGGGCAACCACGGTTTCCGGCTCGGGCCACGCCTGCCGGAGAGTGTCGTGGTCGAGTTCGAGGAGCGGCACGAGGTCGAGCTGCCGGTCGCCTACCGCCGCTTTCTCGTCGAGCTGGGAAACGGCGGCGCGGGACCGGGATACGGTCTGACGCCGTTGGAAAAGGCCTGTGGCGGTTGTCGGCCGGGTCATCTGACCCGGCCCAGCCCTTATCTGCCGGGTCGGGACTACGAGTGCGACTGGGTGATCCGGTACGAGGACCCGTGGGGACCGGAGAGCGTGTTCCTACCCGGCACGCTGAACGTCGCCGGTCACGGCTGCTCACTGGTCACCCACATGACGATCACGGGCCCGGCCCGTGGGCGGATGTTCAACCTCGACAGCGGTGGCCTTCCGACGAGAAGCAACGCGCCCGCGATGGTTGCGGACGCCGACTTCCTCGCCTGGTACGAGCGCTGGCTGGACGAGACGCTCGCAGGATCCGAGGTCGGCCAGTCCGGTGTCCGGGTCGCGGCCATGCCGACGCCGCTGGAGGAAGCCGGCCTTCTCGAGGTCCTGGCCGGCGATCCGTCGGCGGAGCGGCGCTCGCACGCGATGCGATCGCTGCTCAGGCGGCCGGTTACCGGCACGAAGGTGTGGGCCGCGATCGAGGTGGCGCTGGACAGCGAGCGCGATCTTTCGGTTCGGGCCGAGCTGGCGGGCGCTCTGGTGCGGCACAACCGGCTTCCGGAGCCGAGGAGGCAGGAGGTCGTCGAACTGATCAGGAGGACCGGCGTCGCCGGGCTGGAGACCTTGGAGTTGCTGGGCGCGCTCACGGCCGAGGACCTGCTGCCGGAGCTGACCCAACCGGACGTCGAGCGTCGGCGATTGGCGACCCGTCTGCTGGGCTGGCGTGTCACCGGCGAAGTTCCGGACGCCGTGGTCACGTCCCTGCTCGGTGACGAGGACCGGCTCGTCCGGGCGCATGCGGTCTTCGCGGCGAACGGAGAGGACCAGTTCGCCCCGCACCTGTGGGCGATGATGGCGACCGAAACCGATCCGTGGGTCCGGATCCTGCTGCACCAGTTCGCGGACGACGAACAGTGGCGTAGGCGGGACGCGTCGACCGGGCAGCAGGCGGACGACGGGCCGCCGTTCTGA
- a CDS encoding alpha/beta hydrolase fold domain-containing protein, with protein MSSWQMRGVGLFTRLAYRRKFATEAAGRRILAKPKGPSAPPARLTKRFRVTSSREHGFDVHVVRAGAAPSPTVVIYLHGGAYVSEIVGEHWSLIGEIAARTGCDVHVPIYGLAPAHDGLEALDFVSKVVAGVIAGGRRCYLAGDSAGGGLALAVTQAVGEVSGLTLLAPWLDLAMDNPEIDAIQPFDPWLVRPGLHPMAAAWANGLDLKDPRISPLHGDLSALPPVQLLVGTRDITLADCRALRSAMPPGVALTYHEEPGALHVYPLLPVPEARAGRHAIVTHITEHL; from the coding sequence ATGTCGAGTTGGCAGATGCGGGGCGTGGGACTGTTCACCCGGTTGGCGTACCGCCGGAAGTTCGCGACCGAGGCCGCCGGCCGTCGCATCCTGGCCAAGCCGAAGGGGCCGTCCGCGCCGCCGGCCCGGCTGACGAAACGGTTCCGGGTGACCAGCTCGCGGGAGCACGGGTTCGACGTGCACGTGGTGCGGGCCGGGGCGGCGCCGAGCCCGACCGTGGTGATCTACCTGCACGGGGGTGCCTACGTCAGCGAGATCGTCGGGGAGCACTGGTCGCTGATCGGGGAGATCGCCGCGCGTACCGGGTGTGACGTGCACGTACCGATCTACGGGCTGGCGCCGGCGCACGACGGCCTGGAAGCCCTCGACTTCGTCTCCAAGGTGGTGGCGGGGGTCATCGCCGGCGGGCGGCGCTGTTATCTGGCCGGGGACTCGGCTGGTGGCGGCCTGGCGCTGGCGGTGACGCAAGCCGTCGGTGAGGTCAGCGGGCTCACCCTGCTGGCGCCCTGGCTGGACCTGGCCATGGACAACCCGGAGATCGACGCGATCCAGCCCTTCGACCCGTGGCTGGTCCGGCCCGGCCTGCACCCGATGGCGGCGGCCTGGGCGAACGGGCTGGACCTGAAGGACCCGCGGATCAGCCCGCTGCACGGTGACCTGTCCGCGCTGCCGCCGGTGCAGCTGCTGGTCGGCACCCGGGACATCACCCTGGCCGACTGCCGTGCCCTGCGGTCCGCGATGCCGCCGGGGGTCGCGCTGACCTATCACGAGGAGCCCGGCGCGCTGCACGTCTATCCGCTGCTGCCGGTGCCCGAGGCGCGGGCCGGCCGCCACGCCATCGTCACCCACATCACCGAGCACCTCTGA
- a CDS encoding carbohydrate ABC transporter permease: MTDVATTRAAATKTAPATDKQRRLNPLNGVAHVALFLWALATAGPLIWVVLASFKNNTEIFLGKPFALPETFSFTTYTDAWSEAHIGQYFLNSVFVVAISTAGTMLLGSMAAYVLARYKFPGNRAIYYLFVSGLAFPTFMALAPLFGIVQSLGLLNTFTGLILVYIAYSLSFTVFFLAAFFKTLPHEIDEAALVDGAGHLRRFFQIMMPMAKSGLISITIFNIVGQWNQYLLPVVIMQGAGADSKWVLTQGIANISTQAGYHAEWSTLFAALTLSILPMIVVYAIFQRQIQAGLTAGAVK; this comes from the coding sequence ATGACTGACGTAGCCACCACTCGCGCCGCGGCCACCAAGACCGCCCCGGCCACCGACAAGCAGCGACGGCTCAACCCGCTCAACGGCGTCGCGCACGTCGCCCTGTTCCTCTGGGCTCTCGCCACGGCCGGGCCGCTGATCTGGGTGGTCCTGGCGTCGTTCAAGAACAACACCGAGATCTTCCTGGGCAAGCCGTTCGCGTTGCCGGAGACGTTCTCGTTCACCACCTACACCGACGCGTGGAGCGAGGCCCACATCGGGCAGTACTTCCTCAACAGCGTGTTCGTGGTCGCGATCAGCACCGCCGGGACCATGCTGCTCGGCTCGATGGCCGCCTACGTCCTGGCCCGCTACAAGTTCCCCGGCAACCGGGCGATCTACTACCTGTTCGTCTCCGGCCTGGCCTTCCCGACCTTCATGGCCCTCGCGCCGCTGTTCGGGATCGTGCAGAGCCTCGGGCTGCTGAACACGTTCACCGGGCTGATCCTGGTCTACATCGCCTACTCGCTGTCGTTCACCGTGTTCTTCCTGGCCGCGTTCTTCAAGACGCTGCCCCACGAGATCGACGAGGCTGCCCTGGTCGACGGGGCCGGGCACCTGCGCCGGTTCTTCCAGATCATGATGCCGATGGCGAAGTCCGGGCTGATCAGCATCACCATCTTCAACATCGTCGGGCAGTGGAACCAGTACCTGCTCCCCGTCGTGATCATGCAAGGCGCCGGCGCCGACTCCAAGTGGGTCCTCACCCAGGGCATCGCGAACATCAGCACCCAGGCCGGTTACCACGCCGAATGGTCCACCCTGTTCGCCGCGCTCACCCTCTCCATCCTCCCGATGATCGTCGTCTACGCGATCTTCCAGCGGCAGATCCAGGCCGGCCTCACCGCCGGCGCGGTGAAGTAA